In Drosophila subpulchrella strain 33 F10 #4 breed RU33 chromosome 3R, RU_Dsub_v1.1 Primary Assembly, whole genome shotgun sequence, the following are encoded in one genomic region:
- the LOC119553155 gene encoding uridine-cytidine kinase isoform X1, whose translation MQDLRRVDSLRLPNGDGAAGNDEVKSPFLIGVAGGTASGKSTVCKKIMEQLGQAEMDHTQRQVVSISQDSFYRELTPAEKAKAQKGLFNFDHPDAFNEELMFSTLQNILKGHKVEIPSYDYRTNSLDFENVLVIYPADVVLFEGILVFYFPKIRDLFHMKLFVDTDSDTRLARRVPRDINERGRDLDAVLTQYMTFVKPAFEEFCSPTKKFADVIIPRGADNTVAIDLIVQHIRDFLNNRSRHGSTGNMALYMNLDLNASGAGFAGPDGSESHLGTYNAIRRFSTLCKELNMQGNFFFETNKNLPHH comes from the exons ATGCAGGATTTACGGAGAGTCGACTCGCTGCGACTGCCGAATGGCGACGGAGCCGCTGGCAACGATGAGGTCAAGTCCCCGTTTTTGATCGGCGTGGCCGGCGGAACGGCCAGCGGCAAGTCGACGGTCTGCAAGAAGATCATGGAGCAGCTGGGCCAGGCGGAAATGGATCACACGCAGCGCCAGGTGGTCTCCATCAGCCAGGACAGCTTCTACCGTGAGCTCACCCCCGCCGAGAAGGCCAAGGCCCAGAAGGGCCTCTTCAACTTTGACCATCCGGATGCCTTCAACGAGGAACTCATGTTCAGCACGCTGCAGAACATCCTGAAGGGCCACAAGGTGGAGATCCCCAGCTACGACTACCGCACCAATTCGCT GGACTTTGAAAACGTGCTGGTTATCTACCCAGCCGATGTGGTCTTATTCGAGGGCATTCTGGTCTTTTACTTTCCCAAGATACGCGACCTTTTCCACATGAAGCTATTCGTGGACACAGACTCCGATACCAGATTGGCCAGGAGAG TGCCACGCGATATCAACGAACGTGGTCGGGACTTGGACGCCGTTCTCACCCAGTATATGACCTTCGTAAAGCCCGCTTTCGAGGAATTCTGCTCGCCT ACGAAAAAGTTTGCTGACGTTATCATACCACGAGGCGCCGACAACACAG TGGCCATCGATTTGATTGTCCAGCACATCCGCGATTTTCTGAACAATCGATCTCGCCACGGATCCACCGGAAATATGGCGCTCTACATGAATCTGGATTTGAATGCATCGGGTGCCGGTTTCGCGGGCCCAG ATGGAAGCGAGAGTCACCTGGGCACCTACAACGCCATCCGAAGGTTCTCCACGCTCTGCAAGGAGCTCAACATGCAGGGCAACTTCTTCTTCGAGACCAACAAGAATCTTCCGCACCACTAG
- the LOC119553155 gene encoding uridine-cytidine kinase isoform X2, which yields MQDLRRVDSLRLPNGDGAAGNDEVKSPFLIGVAGGTASGKSTVCKKIMEQLGQAEMDHTQRQVVSISQDSFYRELTPAEKAKAQKGLFNFDHPDAFNEELMFSTLQNILKGHKVEIPSYDYRTNSLDFENVLVIYPADVVLFEGILVFYFPKIRDLFHMKLFVDTDSDTRLARRVPRDINERGRDLDAVLTQYMTFVKPAFEEFCSPTKKFADVIIPRGADNTVAIDLIVHHIGEILATTNSAQHSNTVRVAASSMKRDH from the exons ATGCAGGATTTACGGAGAGTCGACTCGCTGCGACTGCCGAATGGCGACGGAGCCGCTGGCAACGATGAGGTCAAGTCCCCGTTTTTGATCGGCGTGGCCGGCGGAACGGCCAGCGGCAAGTCGACGGTCTGCAAGAAGATCATGGAGCAGCTGGGCCAGGCGGAAATGGATCACACGCAGCGCCAGGTGGTCTCCATCAGCCAGGACAGCTTCTACCGTGAGCTCACCCCCGCCGAGAAGGCCAAGGCCCAGAAGGGCCTCTTCAACTTTGACCATCCGGATGCCTTCAACGAGGAACTCATGTTCAGCACGCTGCAGAACATCCTGAAGGGCCACAAGGTGGAGATCCCCAGCTACGACTACCGCACCAATTCGCT GGACTTTGAAAACGTGCTGGTTATCTACCCAGCCGATGTGGTCTTATTCGAGGGCATTCTGGTCTTTTACTTTCCCAAGATACGCGACCTTTTCCACATGAAGCTATTCGTGGACACAGACTCCGATACCAGATTGGCCAGGAGAG TGCCACGCGATATCAACGAACGTGGTCGGGACTTGGACGCCGTTCTCACCCAGTATATGACCTTCGTAAAGCCCGCTTTCGAGGAATTCTGCTCGCCT ACGAAAAAGTTTGCTGACGTTATCATACCACGAGGCGCCGACAACACAG TTGCCATTGATCTTATTGTACACCATATCGGGGAGATTCTCGCCACCACCAACAGCGCACAGCACAGCAACACAGTCAGGGTGGCGGCGTCTAGCATGAAGCGAGATCACTAA
- the LOC119553179 gene encoding zinc metalloproteinase nas-14-like, protein MFVVLLCISLGHALPMGDVETTGALVAAYSEKSQQNPEELGNYFEGDILIPMGFKNARNGVAAPTSRWPGGVVPYEIEGDFTTHELDKLNRAFMAYHKYTCVRFMPRIAEKDYVAFTSRKLGCYSYVGRLGGRQELNLHSPFCLVKVGVTLHEMMHTLGFLHEQNRHERNSYVQVISDNIIPENMQNFVVYKPGLLSGFGVKYDYSSVMHYSSVSFSRNGKPTLVALHDTPEARVMGQREGFSAGDLRKINAMYKCKVRATKKIRRP, encoded by the exons ATGTTCGTAGTTCTATTGTGCATTTCTTTAGGTCATGCCCTACCTATGGGGGATGTGGAAACCACAGGAGCTTTGGTCGCGGCTTACAGTGAGAAATCCCAGCAGAACCCCGAGGAACTGGGTAACTACTTCGAAGGTGATATATTGATCCCAATGGGCTTCAAGAATGCCCGCAATGGCGTAGCTGCGCCGACTTCCCGCTGGCCGGGAGGCGTTGTGCCCTACGAGATTGAAGGTGACTTTACAACCCACGAATTGGACAAATTAAATAGAGCATTTATG GCATACCACAAATATACCTGCGTGCGTTTTATGCCTAGGATCGCTGAAAAGGATTACGTAGCGTTTACATCGCGAAAGTTGGGATGTTATAGCTATGTCGGACGTTTGGGTGGTCGCCAGGAATTGAATCTGCATTCACCCTTCTGCCTGGTAAAAGTCGGTGTTACGCTCCACGAGATGATGCACACTCTGGGCTTCCTTCACGAACAGAACCGTCACGAGCGCAATTCCTATGTCCAGGTGATAAGTGACAACATTATCCCAGAGAATATGCAAAACTTCGTGGTATACAAACCCGGCTTACTGTCCGGATTCGGCGTAAAGTACGACTACAGCAGCGTGATGCACTACTCGTCCGTAAGCTTCTCCCGGAATGGCAAGCCCACGCTTGTGGCATTGCATGACACTCCCGAGGCCAGGGTAATGGGTCAACGAGAAGGTTTCAGTGCCGGAGATTTGCGTAAGATCAACGCCATGTACAAATGCAAGGTTCGAGCTACGAAGAAGATTCGAAGACCATGA
- the LOC119553164 gene encoding zinc metalloproteinase nas-4-like isoform X1, which produces MGKLKRKLSLLFFLVLLSISRGDSMPLGAIDSLEIIDLSDLGDNIFGNPDVKTPEDLVETYNKESQQNPEELGAYFEGDILIPLRYRNGILELSYRWPGGVVPYEIQGAFTDQELRQINHAIQEFHTRTCVRFKLRTTEEDYIVIGSENSGCWSAVGRLGGRQELNLQSPNCLRMIGTSIHELMHALGFFHEQNRHERDSYVRVISDNVKPGKIKNFRKYSSNQESGFGVEYDYGSVMHYSTTSFTRNGQPTMEALRDTSDSRKMGQRMGFSAGDVRKINAMYKCQV; this is translated from the exons ATGGGAAAGTTAAAAAGAAAACTCAGTCTGCTCTTTTTCCTAGTTCTACTTAGTATTTCTCGGGGAGATTCCATGCCCCTGGGAGCTATAGACTCTCTGGAAATTATTGACTTGTCAGATCTAGGAGACAACATATTTGGTAACCCGGATGTGAAAACCCCAGAAGATTTGGTCGAGACTTACAATAAGGAATCTCAGCAGAACCCCGAGGAATTGGGTGCCTACTTTGAAGGTGATATATTGATTCCATTGAGATACAGGAATGGAATTTTAGAGCTGAGCTACCGCTGGCCGGGAGGCGTTGTGCCATACGAGATCCAAGGTGCCTTCACAGACCAGGAGCTAAGACAAATAAATCATGCGATTCAG GAATTCCACACAAGGACCTGTGTACGTTTTAAGCTCAGGACCACCGAGGAGGACTACATCGTGATTGGAAGTGAAAACTCTGGTTGTTGGAGCGCCGTCGGTCGTTTGGGCGGCCGTCAGGAGTTGAATCTGCAGTCGCCCAACTGCCTGCGAATGATCGGCACCTCCATCCACGAGCTGATGCACGCCCTGGGCTTTTTCCACGAGCAAAATCGCCACGAGCGCGATTCCTATGTCCGTGTGATAAGTGACAACGTAAAGCCTGGGAAGATAAAGAACTTCAGGAAGTACAGTTCCAATCAAGAGTCAGGTTTCGGCGTGGAGTACGACTACGGCAGTGTGATGCACTACTCGACCACCAGCTTCACCCGGAATGGCCAGCCCACAATGGAGGCCTTACGCGACACTTCCGATTCCAGGAAGATGGGTCAACGAATGGGTTTCTCTGCCGGAGATGTACGCAAGATCAACGCCATGTACAAGTGCCAGGTTTAG
- the LOC119553164 gene encoding zinc metalloproteinase nas-13-like isoform X2: protein MRFRTCVRFKLRTTEEDYIVIGSENSGCWSAVGRLGGRQELNLQSPNCLRMIGTSIHELMHALGFFHEQNRHERDSYVRVISDNVKPGKIKNFRKYSSNQESGFGVEYDYGSVMHYSTTSFTRNGQPTMEALRDTSDSRKMGQRMGFSAGDVRKINAMYKCQV, encoded by the exons ATGCGATTCAG GACCTGTGTACGTTTTAAGCTCAGGACCACCGAGGAGGACTACATCGTGATTGGAAGTGAAAACTCTGGTTGTTGGAGCGCCGTCGGTCGTTTGGGCGGCCGTCAGGAGTTGAATCTGCAGTCGCCCAACTGCCTGCGAATGATCGGCACCTCCATCCACGAGCTGATGCACGCCCTGGGCTTTTTCCACGAGCAAAATCGCCACGAGCGCGATTCCTATGTCCGTGTGATAAGTGACAACGTAAAGCCTGGGAAGATAAAGAACTTCAGGAAGTACAGTTCCAATCAAGAGTCAGGTTTCGGCGTGGAGTACGACTACGGCAGTGTGATGCACTACTCGACCACCAGCTTCACCCGGAATGGCCAGCCCACAATGGAGGCCTTACGCGACACTTCCGATTCCAGGAAGATGGGTCAACGAATGGGTTTCTCTGCCGGAGATGTACGCAAGATCAACGCCATGTACAAGTGCCAGGTTTAG
- the LOC119553185 gene encoding zinc metalloproteinase nas-4-like — protein sequence MEKSQSKPSLFMLLVILGITLGHFKPMDLNKKSHSTEDKYFEGDIVLPDWNARSNGINIRNGVLALSRRWPGGVVPYEINGTFLPNHTKIIEDAFKEFHTRTCVRFKPRTTEKDYISIESANSGCWSFVGRWGGRQEVNLEVSLELDCLYKVGVPIHELMHALGFWHEQSRRDRDLYVTLKNKTEINNDNYVTLKPGVSTDFGEKYDYASVMHYSSDVLIALKDTPDASQMGQRRGFSAGDVRKINAMYNCNA from the exons ATGGAAAAGTCGCAAAGTAAACCAAGTTTGTTCATGCTCCTAGTTATTTTGGGCATTACTCTTGGACATTTTAAGCCAATGGACTTAAATAAGAAATCCCATAGCACCGAGGACAAATACTTCGAAGGTGACATAGTGCTCCCAGACTGGAATGCCCGATCCAACGGTATCAATATCCGTAATGGCGTGTTGGCCCTGAGTCGTCGCTGGCCAGGAGGCGTTGTGCCCTACGAAATCAATGGCACATTTTTACCCAACCACACGAAAATAATCGAAGATGCTTTTAAG GAGTTCCATACCAGGACCTGCGTGCGTTTTAAGCCTAGGACCACCGAAAAGGACTACATTTCGATTGAAAGTGCCAATAGTGGATGTTGGAGCTTCGTCGGACGGTGGGGTGGTCGCCAGGAGGTGAACCTGGAGGTGAGCCTGGAACTCGACTGTCTGTATAAAGTCGGTGTTCCGATCCACGAGCTGATGCACGCATTGGGCTTCTGGCATGAACAATCTCGCCGCGACCGTGATTTATATGTCACACTGAAAAACAAAACCGAAATTAATAATGATAATTACGTTACGCTTAAACCCGGCGTTTCGACCGATTTCGGCGAGAAGTACGACTACGCCAGTGTGATGCACTACTCGAGCGACGTTTTGATCGCATTGAAAGACACTCCCGATGCCAGCCAGATGGGTCAACGACGAGGATTCTCCGCCGGAGATGTGCGCAAGATCAACGCCATGTACAACTGCAATGCTTGA
- the LOC119560426 gene encoding zinc metalloproteinase nas-1-like isoform X1, protein MENSQSKSALFWLVVILVVSLGDFMPLEDMDSQEMIDLTDLGDTVFGNPDVKTTGALVEAHNEESPQNPEELGTYHEGDILIPLSYRNARSNGTRNGILALSSRWPGGVVPYEIKGPFTSQELENINHAFNEYHTRTCVRFKPRTTEKDYISIGSGKSGCWSSIGRLGGRQEVNLQSPTCLRTYGTPIHELMHALGFFHEQNRHERDSYVQVMSANIKPAMMANFEKSSSKKQSGFGVEYDYGSVMHYSATSFTRNGQPTLKALRSSSDASQMGQRRGFSAGDVRKINAMYKCKV, encoded by the exons ATGGAGAACTCGCAAAGTAAATCCGCTTTGTTCTGGCTTGTAGTCATTCTAGTCGTTTCTTTGGGAGATTTTATGCCCCTGGAGGATATGGACTCTCAGGAAATGATTGACTTGACGGATCTGGGCGATACTGTCTTCGGAAATCCAGATGTGAAAACCACAGGCGCTTTGGTCGAGGCTCACAATGAGGAGTCCCCGCAGAACCCCGAGGAATTGGGCACATACCACGAAGGTGACATATTGATCCCATTGAGCTACAGGAATGCCCGATCCAACGGTACCCGCAATGGCATTTTGGCGCTGAGTTCCCGCTGGCCGGGCGGCGTTGTGCCTTACGAGATCAAAGGACCCTTTACAAGCCAGGAATTGGAAAATATCAATCATGCTTTTAAT GAATACCACACCAGAACCTGTGTGCGTTTTAAGCCCAGGACCACCGAAAAGGACTACATTTCGATTGGAAGCGGCAAGTCTGGATGTTGGAGCAGCATCGGACGCTTGGGTGGTCGCCAGGAGGTGAACCTGCAGTCGCCCACCTGCCTGCGAACCTACGGCACTCCGATCCACGAGCTGATGCACGCCCTGGGCTTCTTCCACGAGCAGAATCGCCATGAGCGCGATTCCTATGTCCAGGTGATGAGTGCCAACATTAAGCCCGCGATGATGGCCAACTTTGAGAAGTCCAGCTCCAAAAAACAGTCCGGATTCGGCGTGGAGTACGACTATGGCAGTGTGATGCACTACTCGGCCACCAGCTTCACCCGGAATGGCCAGCCCACACTGAAGGCGCTGCGATCCTCCTCCGATGCCAGCCAGATGGGTCAACGACGAGGATTCTCCGCCGGAGATGTGCGCAAGATCAACGCCATGTACAAGTGCAAGGTTTAG
- the LOC119560426 gene encoding zinc metalloproteinase nas-4-like isoform X2, translating to MPLEDMDSQEMIDLTDLGDTVFGNPDVKTTGALVEAHNEESPQNPEELGTYHEGDILIPLSYRNARSNGTRNGILALSSRWPGGVVPYEIKGPFTSQELENINHAFNEYHTRTCVRFKPRTTEKDYISIGSGKSGCWSSIGRLGGRQEVNLQSPTCLRTYGTPIHELMHALGFFHEQNRHERDSYVQVMSANIKPAMMANFEKSSSKKQSGFGVEYDYGSVMHYSATSFTRNGQPTLKALRSSSDASQMGQRRGFSAGDVRKINAMYKCKV from the exons ATGCCCCTGGAGGATATGGACTCTCAGGAAATGATTGACTTGACGGATCTGGGCGATACTGTCTTCGGAAATCCAGATGTGAAAACCACAGGCGCTTTGGTCGAGGCTCACAATGAGGAGTCCCCGCAGAACCCCGAGGAATTGGGCACATACCACGAAGGTGACATATTGATCCCATTGAGCTACAGGAATGCCCGATCCAACGGTACCCGCAATGGCATTTTGGCGCTGAGTTCCCGCTGGCCGGGCGGCGTTGTGCCTTACGAGATCAAAGGACCCTTTACAAGCCAGGAATTGGAAAATATCAATCATGCTTTTAAT GAATACCACACCAGAACCTGTGTGCGTTTTAAGCCCAGGACCACCGAAAAGGACTACATTTCGATTGGAAGCGGCAAGTCTGGATGTTGGAGCAGCATCGGACGCTTGGGTGGTCGCCAGGAGGTGAACCTGCAGTCGCCCACCTGCCTGCGAACCTACGGCACTCCGATCCACGAGCTGATGCACGCCCTGGGCTTCTTCCACGAGCAGAATCGCCATGAGCGCGATTCCTATGTCCAGGTGATGAGTGCCAACATTAAGCCCGCGATGATGGCCAACTTTGAGAAGTCCAGCTCCAAAAAACAGTCCGGATTCGGCGTGGAGTACGACTATGGCAGTGTGATGCACTACTCGGCCACCAGCTTCACCCGGAATGGCCAGCCCACACTGAAGGCGCTGCGATCCTCCTCCGATGCCAGCCAGATGGGTCAACGACGAGGATTCTCCGCCGGAGATGTGCGCAAGATCAACGCCATGTACAAGTGCAAGGTTTAG